From Onychostoma macrolepis isolate SWU-2019 chromosome 05, ASM1243209v1, whole genome shotgun sequence, one genomic window encodes:
- the pgam5 gene encoding serine/threonine-protein phosphatase PGAM5, mitochondrial isoform X2, with protein MSFRRALSLACGVAGGSAVLVCAAVAADKHGYFADRCRLRETLAAVHAAQPPAWPTANGWDYNWDKRDPSSLVNGKRKESAGDSGSPDAENSKPKATRHIFLIRHSQYNLKGDGDKERILTALGREQAEYTGHRLAALGLKYDVLIHSSMTRATETANIISKYLPGVELVSCDLLREGAPIEPVPPVTHWKPEAVYHEDGARIEAAFRRYIHRADPKQKEDSYEIIVCHANVIRYFVCRALQFPPEGWLRMGLNNGSITWLTIRPSGRVALRALGDSGFMPPDKLTRT; from the exons ATGTCGTTTCGGAGAGCGCTCAGTCTTGCGTGCGGCGTCGCCGGCGGATCCGCGGTGCTGGTGTGCGCGGCGGTCGCGGCAGATAAGCACGGCTACTTCGCAGATCGATGCCGGTTGAGAGAGACCCTGGCTGCCGTGCACGCAGCGCAGCCTCCGGCATGGCCCACTGCGAACGGATGGGATTATAATTGGGACAA ACGTGACCCCTCATCTCTGGTGAACGGGAAGAGAAAGGAGAGTGCCGGTGACAGTGGAAGTCCAGATGCGGAGAACAGCAAACCCAAAGCCACACGCCACATCTTCCTCATCAGACACTCTCAGTACAACCTCAAGGGGGATGGAGATAAAGAGAGGATCCTGACAGCTTTAG GACGTGAACAGGCCGAGTATACAGGACATAGATTAGCGGCGCTCGGACTGAAGTACGACGTTCTcatccactcctccatgaccaGAGCTACAGAGACGGCCAACATCATCAGCAAATACCTGCCAG GTGTGGAGCTTGTAAGCTGTGATTTACTGCGTGAGGGTGCACCCATAGAGCCCGTCCCACCTGTCACGCACTGGAAACCTGAGGCAGTG TACCATGAGGACGGCGCGCGGATCGAGGCAGCGTTCCGCCGCTACATCCACCGAGCGGACCCTAAGCAGAAGGAGGACAGCTACGAGATCATCGTCTGTCATGCTAATGTCATCCGCTATTTTGTGTGCAG GGCTCTGCAGTTTCCTCCGGAGGGCTGGCTGAGGATGGGCCTGAACAACGGCAGCATCACCTGGCTGACGATTCGGCCCAGTGGCCGAGTGGCTCTCAGAGCGCTGGGAGACTCGGGCTTCATGCCTCCAGATAAACTCACCCGGACATGA
- the pgam5 gene encoding serine/threonine-protein phosphatase PGAM5, mitochondrial isoform X1 produces the protein MSFRRALSLACGVAGGSAVLVCAAVAADKHGYFADRCRLRETLAAVHAAQPPAWPTANGWDYNWDKRDPSSLVNGKRKESAGDSGSPDAENSKPKATRHIFLIRHSQYNLKGDGDKERILTALGREQAEYTGHRLAALGLKYDVLIHSSMTRATETANIISKYLPGVELVSCDLLREGAPIEPVPPVTHWKPEAVQYHEDGARIEAAFRRYIHRADPKQKEDSYEIIVCHANVIRYFVCRALQFPPEGWLRMGLNNGSITWLTIRPSGRVALRALGDSGFMPPDKLTRT, from the exons ATGTCGTTTCGGAGAGCGCTCAGTCTTGCGTGCGGCGTCGCCGGCGGATCCGCGGTGCTGGTGTGCGCGGCGGTCGCGGCAGATAAGCACGGCTACTTCGCAGATCGATGCCGGTTGAGAGAGACCCTGGCTGCCGTGCACGCAGCGCAGCCTCCGGCATGGCCCACTGCGAACGGATGGGATTATAATTGGGACAA ACGTGACCCCTCATCTCTGGTGAACGGGAAGAGAAAGGAGAGTGCCGGTGACAGTGGAAGTCCAGATGCGGAGAACAGCAAACCCAAAGCCACACGCCACATCTTCCTCATCAGACACTCTCAGTACAACCTCAAGGGGGATGGAGATAAAGAGAGGATCCTGACAGCTTTAG GACGTGAACAGGCCGAGTATACAGGACATAGATTAGCGGCGCTCGGACTGAAGTACGACGTTCTcatccactcctccatgaccaGAGCTACAGAGACGGCCAACATCATCAGCAAATACCTGCCAG GTGTGGAGCTTGTAAGCTGTGATTTACTGCGTGAGGGTGCACCCATAGAGCCCGTCCCACCTGTCACGCACTGGAAACCTGAGGCAGTG CAGTACCATGAGGACGGCGCGCGGATCGAGGCAGCGTTCCGCCGCTACATCCACCGAGCGGACCCTAAGCAGAAGGAGGACAGCTACGAGATCATCGTCTGTCATGCTAATGTCATCCGCTATTTTGTGTGCAG GGCTCTGCAGTTTCCTCCGGAGGGCTGGCTGAGGATGGGCCTGAACAACGGCAGCATCACCTGGCTGACGATTCGGCCCAGTGGCCGAGTGGCTCTCAGAGCGCTGGGAGACTCGGGCTTCATGCCTCCAGATAAACTCACCCGGACATGA
- the ankle2 gene encoding ankyrin repeat and LEM domain-containing protein 2, with translation MDAVLSRLKGLTADELREEIIKANLKCGPITATTRAIFERKLARALVESAGLAEPDSSGDNCASLDSSGSVVPSCATSATQDSVTGEDGDFGYGMGLNPPEEEALSGTVCPCNVENSQTPSKTAQVSPPFFYGVCPLWEDVLARNERAHVYTDKKEALQAVKMMKGARFKAFANREDAEKFAKGICDYYPSPSKSAPCVSPVKPGLVFCKDHPSMMEADTINREKANSFKSPRTQDLTAKLRKAVEKGDEMAFTELVWSNPRYLIGSGDNPTVVQEGCRYNVMHVAAKENQPGIVQILLDTLENPDFMRLMYPDDLESMLQKRIRYIVDLYLNTPDKAGFETPLHFACKFGCPEVVNILCSHPDVDKNCKNKYNQKPSEVICERMKEKGKIQEVKKKLNEYLEDRLYIPLLRATDNSSQPVIGAPWSPEPMENMSQRLPRSPKDPVMAVRAFAGPLSPSKADEFRRAWKTPPRERADHFHNILKSDPDRGAERVGRDLAHELGHPWAEYWDFLDSFLDLQSSEGLKMLEEYLSKKDFRERAYEEAGENETSNRFKTPSPGKLKKFCNSISVGAFLDEGDDISLEEIKNRQNAALTSISSVCSKDGLQGAVGGLEFHILPVSHSADLIEVAAEQDLLLSSSKNGLCEQGPGDRTPNGDKMSPRICGSSNSCILSPISNLMAEFERMSLLDEPDRTNRERRRSGGKRHRDAQATELTSGLGRLSLSSEDDSVFDKDETSALRAAENDGLERRNEVDARSSASSDEYFLANERLEPMNQRTVETPGGERTICARSKSWDHGGRDLSSSGSSSSYRSLDSSQDFILRTPPRVTKRLFIEGDSPTKLDREVLSALGGADIDPLKYPGIHKWKSTIQAYSHLEMQSWQTPVVYKSHLRAHSVTPGSPAGGLMSSAGRFSPARHMSSPDVCSPGRYSPAHSNCSPVSYIQRIRLKHFGDAPI, from the exons ATGGATGCGGTCCTGAGCAGGTTGAAAGGTCTCACTGCTGACGAGTTGAGGGAGGAGATCATTAAAGCCAACTTGAAATGTGGCCCAATCACTGCCACGACAAGAGCCATATTTGAGCGTAAGCTCGCCAGGGCTCTTGTGGAGAGCGCTGGACTTGCCGAGCCCGACAGCAGCGGTGATAACTGTGCCTCGTTGGACAGCTCTGGGAGTGTAGTGCCATCCTGTGCCACATCAGCAACCCAAGATTCGGTCACAGGCGAGGATGGGGATTTTGGGTACGGCATGGGCCTTAACCCACCTGAGGAGGAGGCTCTGAGTGGAACGGTGTGCCCTTGTAATGTGGAGAATTCACAGACTCCCTCGAAAACTGCACAGGTGTCGCCCCCCTTTTTCTACGGCGTGTGTCCATTGTGGGAGGATGTGCTGGCTAGGAATG AGAGAGCCCATGTGTACACGGATAAGAAAGAGGCTTTGCAGGCAGTTAAAATGATGAAGGGGGCTCGGTTTAAAGCTTTCGCCAATCGCGAGGATGCTGAGAAGTTTGCCAAAGGCATATGTGACTACTACCCTTCGCCTAGTAAAAGCGCTCCCTGTGTTTCTCCTGTCAAACCTGGCCTGGTGTTTTGCAAAG ACCACCCATCTATGATGGAGGCAGACACAATCAACAGGGAGAAGGCGAACAGTTTTAAGAGCCCTCGGACGCAAGATTTGACGGCCAAGCTAAGGAAGGCTGTGGAGAAGGGAGATGAGATGGCCTTTACCGAGCTGGTGTGGAGCAACCCTCGTTACCTCATCGGATCAGGGGACAACCCTACTGTAGTCCAG GAGGGCTGCAGGTATAATGTGATGCATGTTGCTGCTAAGGAGAACCAGCCAGGCATTGTTCAGATCCTGCTGGACACTCTCGAGAACCCAGATTTCATGCGGCTTATGTATCCAGATGATCTGGAGAGCATGCTGCAGAAACGCATCCGATATATCGTAGACTTGTACCTTAACACGCCAGATAAAGCT GGATTTGAGACGCCGCTCCACTTTGCATGCAAGTTTGGCTGTCCAGAGGTGGTCAACATACTCTGTTCTCATCCAGATGTCGACAAGAACTGCAAGAACAAGTACAACCAGAAGCCCTCTGAG GTCATTtgtgaaagaatgaaagaaaaggGTAAAATTCAGGAGGTCAAAAAGAAGTTAAATGAATATTTGGAAG ATCGATTATACATCCCCTTATTGAGAGCTACTGATAACTCCTCCCAACCTGTGATTGGTGCGCCTTGGTCCCCTGAGCCAATGGAAAATATGTCACAACGGTTACCCAGAAGCCCAAAGGATCCAGTTATGGCAGTCAGGGCCTTTGCTGGACCTTTAAGTCCATCTAAA gCAGATGAGTTCAGACGAGCGTGGAAGACTCCTCCCAGAGAACGGGCAGACCATTTCCACAACATCCTAAAGTCTGACCCAGACCGTGGAGCAGAAAGAGTTGGCAG AGATCTGGCCCATGAGCTCGGTCACCCCTGGGCAGAGTACTGGGATTTCCTGGACAGTTTTTTGGATCTGCAGTCAAGCGAAGGCCTGAAAATGCTTGAAGAATACCTCAGTAAAAAGGACTTCAGGGAGCGAGCTTATGAGGAGGCTGGAGAGAACGAAACTAGCAACAGGTTTAAAACCCCATCTCCGG gcaaactgaagaagttCTGTAACTCCATCTCTGTGGGGGCATTTTTGGACGAGGGTGACGATATCAGCCTGGAGGAGATCAAGAACAGGCAGAACGCTGCCCTCACCAGTATTTCTTCTGTGTGCTCCAAAGATGGCCTGCAGGGGGCGGTAGGGGGGCTTGAGTTTCACATCCTACCAGTCTCCCACAGTGCTGACCTCATCGAGGTGGCGGCGGAGCAGGATCTACTGCTCTCCAGCAGTAAAAACGGCCTGTGCGAGCAGGGCCCTGGGGACAGGACTCCAAACGGGGACAAAATGTCCCCTCGCATCTGCGGTTCATCAAATTCCTGCATTTTGTCGCCAATCTCAAACCTAATGGCTGAGTTTGAGAGGATGTCTCTGCTGGATGAGCCAGATAGGACAAACCGGGAGAGAAGAAGAAGTGGAGGGAAACGTCACAGAGACGCCCAGGCCACGGAGCTCACCTCTGGACTCGGCCGCCTCTCTTTGTCCTCGGAAGACGACTCCGTGTTTGATAAAGACGAGACGTCTGCGTTACGAGCAGCAGAGAATGATGGATTGGAGCGAAGAAACGAAGTAGATGCGAGGTCCAGCGCAAGTTCAGATGAATACTTTCTAGCCAATGAGAGGTTAGAACCTATGAACCAACGGACTGTAGAGACTCCGGGGGGCGAGCGCACGATCTGCGCTAGATCAAAGTCTTGGGATCATGGGGGAAGAGACCTCAGCTCCTCAGGGTCTTCCAGCTCCTACAGATCACTTGACAGTTCTCAGGACTTCATACTGCGTACTCCTCCTAGAGTGACGAAAAGACTCTTCATCGAAGG GGATTCGCCCACCAAGTTGGACAGAGAGGTTTTGTCAGCTTTAGGAGGCGCAGACATTGACCCTCTGAAGTATCCAGGCATTCACAAATGGAAGAGCACAATTCAGGCATACTCCCACTTAGAAATGCAAAG CTGGCAGACTCCTGTGGTGTACAAGAGCCATTTGAGGGCTCATTCAGTCACCCCTGGCTCTCCAGCGGGCGGCTTGATGTCCTCCGCGGGTCGCTTCAGCCCAGCCCGTCACATGAGCTCACCGGACGTCTGCAGCCCCGGACGCTACAGCCCAGCACACTCCAACTGCAGTCCCGTGAGCTACATCCAGCGCATCCGACTCAAACATTTCGGCGACGCTCCCATTTAA